ATATGAAGGTCAGGAACTTTCCATGTACTGGAATGTGGCGGACCTTTCCCCGTTTGGCATTACGGGCGGAGATCCGGCAGCGGGCACGGTGGAAAGGGGGCGGATTCTGTTCGAAGAAGTGGTGAAAAATTGCGCGGTATTGGTGGAAAAGTGGAAAAGCGTCGATCCGGCGTTGCCGACGATCTGGAAGTGAGATCCGGAAAAATATCGACGCGATCCACCTGACTTCATCAGGCAGTCAGCAGTTTTAAAGCGGTAACTTTAAGATTTGAAAGATTAAGAATTTGAATGATTGAAATTTGAAGGAGGAATAACTGTGCGTAAGACTCTGCTGGTAATGTTGACGGTTCTTCTGATTTGTGTGTTTGCGGGGGCGTCCTGGGCGGCGAAAAAGGAAATCCATTACGGAACCTGGGCCAGTGATGGAGAAGCCGCTTACGAAGGCATGAAAGAATTCAAAAAAGTCGTGGAAGACGCAACGGACATTGAGGTATTTCTCTACCCGTCCAACCAGCTTGGCAACACGGAGGAACAGCTGGAACAGGTACAGATGGGCACCATCCAGATGATGTCCAGCGGTCAGCCTCCGCTGAACGAAATCGAATATCTCAGTCTGCCGTACCTGATCAAGAGCCAGAAGAACTGGAACGCAATTCTGGAAAGTCCCATCGGACAGGAATGGAACAAACGCTGCATCGAGGAACGGAGCTCGCGTATGCTGGGACTCCTTGCCCGTGGCCCCCGCGTGATCAGCGCCAACAAGGTGATCAATTCAATAGAAGACCTGAAAGGCCTGAAAATCCGTTCTCCCGAAAGAGACTACTATGTTCAGACCCTGCAGGCTTTCGGATCGCAGCCGACGCCGAT
The Synergistaceae bacterium DNA segment above includes these coding regions:
- a CDS encoding TRAP transporter substrate-binding protein translates to MRKTLLVMLTVLLICVFAGASWAAKKEIHYGTWASDGEAAYEGMKEFKKVVEDATDIEVFLYPSNQLGNTEEQLEQVQMGTIQMMSSGQPPLNEIEYLSLPYLIKSQKNWNAILESPIGQEWNKRCIEERSSRMLGLLARGPRVISANKVINSIEDLKGLKIRSPERDYYVQTLQAFGSQPTPMAYGEIYTSLQTGVVDGQENPVETIYSAGFYEVQKCIVMTNHIDKPAFVVINEDFYQGLSEDERKAVNRAQSAAEKTAGELMLKQQDEFLKKMEAAGVVITYPDLAPFVAATENVRKSLGIKSWGEKNYELIQELGNK